GGGGCCGACGCGCCGCATCCGGCTGGTACGGGTGGCGGTCGGAGTCTCCGCGCGTTCCCTCTCCGGGCGGGCCCAGCGTCGGAGGAGGATGCAGCGGGCACGAACGACCCTCCGGCTGAACTGGACGGTGCTCCCGCCGTGGCTGCGGTGGCGGGACCGCTACCACCCGAGGGCGGCCCAGATCAGGAGCTGGGTGACGAGGAACCCCGTCAGGTAGTTCAGCCACAGGAAGCGCCGCCAGCCGGCGTGAGCGCGCTCGCAGTCGGCGTCGGTCAGGACGACGTAAGGGGCGACGTTGAGGACGTACGGGACGGCGAGCACCGCCGCCACGACGTAGGGCGGTTCCAGCGTCAGCAGCAGGAGCCCGGCCACGACGTACGCCGCCAGCGCCAGCCGGACGGTGCCTGCGGCGCCGAGCCACGTCGCCACCGAGGCGATGCCCCCGGCGCGGTCGGCCTCAATGTCCTGCACCGCGCCGAACGCGTGGGAGCCGACGCCCCACACGAAGAATGCGGCCAGGACGTCGGCCGCCGACGCGGGCGACGCCCCCGTCATCGCGACGCCGACGCAGGCCGGTGCGACGAAGTGCGTGCTGGAGGTGAGCGAGTCCAGGAGCGGGCGCTCCTTGAACCGCAGCACGGGGACCGAGTACGCCAGGACCGCGAGCACGGCGACAGCGAGGAGGGCGTTGGACACCGGGGTGCCCAGCACGACCAGCGCCACGAGGAAGGGGATGTTGGCCACCGCCGCGATGACGATCGTCGACCGGTGGACGTCACGGTCGAGGACCACACCCTCCACGCCGCCCTTGCGCGGGTTGTGCACGTCCGACTCGTAGTCGAAGACGTCGTTGACGCCGTACATCAGCAGGTTGTACGGCACGAGGAAGTAGAGCACTCCCACGAGGAAGGCGAGGTCGACTCCACCGCCGGCGAGGAGGTACGCCGCACCGAACGGATAGGCCGTGTTGACCCAGCTCAACGGGCGCGACGAGCCGAGGACGGTGACGAGCGTCCCGTGACCGCGCCCTTCGGAGCCGATCGTCGCCGCGCTCACGTCTGCTCCCCGGGGTCGCCGGTCAGCAGAGCGAGACCGGGGAGCCCCAGCGCAGCGACCACCGGCCACGCGAGGTCCTCGATCGGAACGAGACCGACCCTCAGGCCCGAGAGGTTCTCCTCGTCGTACCGAAAGAGGTCGGCGGCGACCATCAGGTTGTCGAACACGAGAGTGAGGGTCACCAGCACCACGCACGTGGCCGCGACCGCCACCCACCATCGCCGGCCAGGACGGCGAAGGATCGCTCCGGCGACGAGCACCCCCACGGCGACGGCGAGGAACGGGAGGGCCAGCACGGCGTACGTCATCGTGCGGCCTTCTGCCGCGCACGATCCGTGCGGGTCTGCACCGAGCCCAGCAGGCGAAGGAGCAGGCGGTGGACGACCATCGTCAGGTAGCAGAGGAAGACGACGAAGAAGAGCTCCTCCATCGGGAGGTCGGGGGCGATCTCGATCCCCGTCATCAGCTCCGACCCTCCGCGCTCGTACATGTCGAGTCGGATGGCGACGAGGTCCCACAGGAGGAAGAGCGCAGCGCCCGCACCGACGAGCGCGACCGCGCGGCCGGGACGGGCGAAGAGGAAGAGCCGCCACCGGTGGTCGACCAGTCCCATGCAGACGGTCGACACCACGATGGTCGCGAGATACAGCCAGCTCATCGGGCCACCGGCTCCGGCAGCGGTGTGGTCGACCGGTCGCCGCGCACCCTCTTCAGCACGAGCTCGGCACTGATGAGGCACATCGGGAGGCCGATCCCCGGGATCGTGCTCGCACCGGCGTAGAGCAGACCGGAGATCTTCCTCGAGGCGTTTCCGGCCCGGAAGAACGCGCTCTGCTTGAGGACGTGAGCGGGGCCGAGGGCACCGCCGGACCAGGCGTTGAGGTCGGCGACGAAGTCGGCGGGACCGATCGTGCGCCGCACCACGATCCGGTCGGCGAGGTCGGGCACGTCGGCCCACGCCGCAATCTGCGCCACGGCGGCGTCGACGACCTTCTCGACGGTCGGGTCCCCCGCCCCGTCGAACCCGCCGTGGCCGATGCCGGGGTCGGCCGGCACGGGGACGAGGACGAAGAGGTTCTCGTGCGCCGCCGGCGCGACCGAGCCGTCGGTCGCCGACGGCCGGCAGACGTACGCCGACGCCGGGTCAGGCACACGGGTCGGATGGTCGAAGATGTCGCCGAAGTTGCGGGACCAGTCTCGGGTGAAGAAGAGCGAGTGGTGCGCGAGCTGGGGCAACGCTCCGCTCACCCCGAGGCAGGCCAGGACCGCGCCGGGCCCAGGGTCGCGAGCGCTCCACCACGCCTCCGGGCGGGTTCGGAGGTCCTCGGGCACCAGGGCGGTCTCGACGTGATGGAGGTCGGCTGCACCGACGACGAGGTCGGCCGGGATGACGTCGGTCCGACCGTCGGGCCCGACGACGCGCACCCCGGCGACGGTGGGCCGGGACCCCGATCGGTCGACCTCGATCGCGGTCGCCGTCGTCGACGTACGGATCCGGGTACCCGCACCGGTCGCCACCCGCTCGACCGCCGCGACGAGCGACCCGAAGCCACCGACGGGATAGAAGACGCCGTCGGCGAGATCCATCCAGCTCATGAGGTGGTACATGCTCGGCGCACGGTCCGGCGCGGTCCCGAGGAACACGGCCGGATAGCCGAGGACCTGCCGTAGGCGGTGGTCGCGGAACCGCGCGGCGACGTGCGTGGCGAGAGACCGCGTGAGCAACGAGGTGAGGCGTCGACCGTGGCGCACCACGTCACGCGTGAGCAGCGACCGCTTGGACGCGAACGTGCCGTACAGGAACCGCCGCACCGCCAGCACGTAGACCTCGCGCGCGGACTCGAGGTAGTCGTCGAGCGCGTCACCGGCACCGTGCTCGACCGCCTCGAACGCCGCCAGGTTCGCCGCGCGGTGCGCCCGGATCTCGAGCGGGTCCTCGTACCCCTCGAAGAAGACGCGGTACGCGGGGTCGAGTTGTACGAGATCGAGCTCCGCGTCGAGCGAGGTGCCACAGAGCGCGAAGAAGTGCTCGAACACCTCACGCATGAGCAGCCACGACGGACCGGTGTCGAAGCGGAATCCGTCGTGCTCCCAGACCCCTGCTCGTCCGCCCACCGCGCCCTGACGCTCGACCAGGTCGACCCGCCACCCCTCGCGGGCGAGGAGCGCCGCGCTGGCCAGTCCGGAGATGCCCCCTCCGATCACCACCGCGTGCCCCGTCACCGAGCGCCCCGCAGCAGCGTCTTGGCGACGACTCCCGCCTTGACGGGTCCCGGCACCCGCACCCGCTCGTGCCGGATCCGCTCCACCGGAGCGGTGCGCAGCTCGCGCGCGAGGGCAGCGAACAGGGCGTGCGCCAGCGCGACCGCGCGTCGCGAGCTCGCCGGCAGAGCATCGATCGCACGCGCGGCCACGCGGAGTTCGTCGTCGATGTCGTCGAGGAGGTGGTCACGCTGCGCGGCCGAGAGGTTCGCCGGTTCGACGCCCGGGAAGTAGCACCGGCCGAGCCGGTCGTGGTCGGCAGCCAGGTCGCGCAGGAAGTTGAGCTTCTGGAAGGCGGCGCCCAGGCGTCTCGCGCCCGGGGACAGTGCCTCGTACGCGGTCGTCGGGTCGGACAGCTCGCGCACGAACGTCCGCAGGCACATGAGCCCGACGACCTCGGCCGACCCGTACACGTACGCGGCGAAGCTGGTCTCGTCGTGGTCCGAACGGTCGAGGTCGGTCCGCATCGAGGCGAAGAACGGCGACGTCAGCTCGCTCGTGATCCCACACGTCGCCGCCATGCGGGCGAAGGCGTGCACGACCAGGTTGGCGCTGTGGCCCGTCGCGAGCGCAGCGGCCGTCTCGCCCTCGAAGGCGTCGAGGAGGCGCCGCCGCTCTGCCGTCGTGGAGCCGGGTCGTGGTGCGTCCACGATCTCGTCCGCCACGCGCACCAGCGCGTACACGTTGCGGACGTGCGTCCGCACCGGCTCGGCGAGGAGACGGGCCGCCAGCCCGAACGACGTCGAGTAACGGCGAATGACCAGCGCGGCGCTCGCGTCCGCCACCGTGTCGTACCTGCTCGCCGGGGACACCGGCGGCGCGGACCTCAGGGCGAGCAGGCTCATGCCGCCCCCACGGCCGGCCGCGCGGGCAGGGTCACCAGCCACTCCAGCACGTCGACGGTCAGTCCGGCCGAGCGAGCCTGGGCGATTCCGGCTTCGAGATGCTCGGACGCGACCGCCTCGACGTACGCGCGCGACCCGCACCGCTCGAGCACCGCTCGGACAGCGGCCGCACGTTCCTCGGTCAGGGCGGCGTCGCCCCATGCCGCCTCCATGAACGGCCACGATGAGGTCTGGCGCGCGTGGACGATCATCAGCGTGCTCTTGCCCTCGCGGAGGTCGGCGAGGTTGCTCTTGCCCGTCTCGGCCGGGTCGCCGAAGACGCCTGCGAGGTCGTCGTAGAGCTGGAAAGCGATCCCGAGCAGCCGACCCGCCTCGCGCACCGCTGCGACGACGTCCGCTTCGGCTCCCGCGAGGGTCGCCCCGAGCTCCATGGGCAGCACGAACGAGTACGCCGCGGTCTTCCCCTCCGCCAGCGCGAGCGCGGCGTCGGTCGTGGGCCGGTCCACGCCGAGAGAGAGCCGTACGTCGGTGAGCTCGCCGGCGGCGGACGCGGACGAGGCACGCGTCACGAGGTCCAGCACCTGCGTCCGGATCTCGGCAGACTCCGGCAGCGTCGCGATCGCACGGAACGCGGCACTCAGGGCGAGATCACCGGTGAGCACGCCGCCCGCGAGGGCGTACGTCGCCGCGCGCGATGCCGTCACGCCCTTGCGCAGGGCGGCGGAGCGGAATCGACCGGGAACGCTCGCCCGCCCGCGTCGCACGTCGTCGGCGTCGATCACGTCATCGTGGACGACGAATGCGGTGTGGAGCAGCTCGACGGCCGCGGCGGTCTGCGCAACCGTCGCGTCGTCTCGGGAACCGCCCAGCGACGCGTGCACCGCCGCCAGGAGCCTGGGCCGGAACCTCTTCCCGCCCGAGACCGCGTCGTCGAGTGCAGCTCTCAGCGCCGCGGCGTCGGGTCCCTGGGCGACCCCCTCCCACAGCCTCTCGAGATGGAGAGCGACCTGGTCGTCGAACGCAGCGAGATGCTCCTGCACCGCACGGACCGGGGTCATGGTGCCATCGCCCACCAGGCTCCGGCGTCCTCGAGACTGCTCACCTGCTGGATCATCCACGGACTCAAGGCCCACGGAGCAGCATCGATCGCGGCACGTGTCTCCTTGATGCTCAGCCACCGGTGCTCCTCCACCTCTGCAGGGTTCGGAGACAGGTCCCCGTCGCAGACGGCGGTGTAGACGGGGCACACCTCGTTCTCGACGACGCCCGTGGGATCGACGGCGCGGTAGCGGAAGGATGGAAGCAGACACCGTAGACCGCGCAGCGACGTGCCCAGCTCGTGGTCGGCGTAGCGGTGAACCGCCTCCGCGACGGGCTCACCCGGTCGCGGGTGACCGCAGAACGAGTTGGTCCAGACGCCCGGCCACGTGCGCTTGCTCACGGCTCGGCGGGTGATCAGCAGACGACCTGCGGGATCGAAGAGATAGCAGGAGAACGCGAGGTGGAGGGGGGTGTCGTGACCGTGTACCTCTGTCCGCATCGCCACCCCGCGGGGGACGTGCTCGTCATCCAGGAGGACGACGAGATCGGCCGAGCGGTCCATGCAGTCCCCGATCCGTGGCTAGCTCGCTGGTCACGACTTGGATCGACAGACGCACGATCCACCGGAGAAGTAACCGGTCGAGCCGCTTTCAAACGCGCGGCGCGCATGTCCGCAGCCATGCCGGGTATGGGAGCGTGGCTGACTCGGGGCCCTCAGTCGGTGTCCGTGCCCGTGGAGAGCGCCGCGGCGAGCCCGCGCATCCCCGCGAGCAGGCCGCCGTCGACCCGGAGATCGGTGCCGGTGATCCAGCTCGCGCGGTCGGAGAGCAGGAAGGCGACCGCGTGGGCGACGTCGTCCGGCACACCGACACGGCCGAGGGGATAGAAGTCGGTCGCGCGGTCGAGCGCGTGGGGATCCTCCGCAAGCTGGCGCCTGCGCGGGGCGTTGACCACCGTGCCGGGCGACACGGAGTTGACGCGGACGCCGAACGGCCCGTACTGGACGGCGAGGGTCCGGGTGAGGTTGAGGACGCCGGCCTTCGCCGCGCTGTAGACGTCGCTGCCGAAGTAGGCGTGGCCGTTCACGGATGCGATGTTGACGACCGACCCACGCCCTGCCTCGCGCATGGAGGGGAGCAACGCCTGCGAGAGCCGGATCGTGCCGCCGAGGACGACGTCGAGGTCCTGCGACCAGGTCGCCTCGTCGACGGACTCGAACTCCCCGCCGTTGCACACTGCTGCCCCGTTGACGAGGCGGTCGGGTGCTCCGAGACGCTCGACGAGCTCGGCGGAGACCTCGCGCACCGAGTCGGCCGAGCGGAGGTCGAGGTGCACCGCCTCCGTGCCCGGGAGGTCCCGGGCCAACGCCTGCACCGTCTCGAGGTCGTTGTCGGCGAGGACGACATGGTCACCGTCGGCCACGAGCGCGCGGGCGATCGCCTGCCCGATGTCGCTCGCTGCGCCTGTCACGATCGCGTTCCTCATCACGCCAACCTTTCCGTGCTGCGGCACCGAAGGGCAGGCCCGGGCGACGCACCGTCTGTTCAGTGCGCGTGAGCATACTCGTCACGGCGCAGCAGCATCGCGACCAGCATGAAGACCGGCATCAGCACGTGTCCGATCATCATCACGCCCATCTCGTCGAGCGAACCCCACCACAGGAACGGGAAGAGCACCCAGAACCCCGCGTACATGGCGAGCGTCATCTCGACGATCGGCCGCGGACCGTGCCCGCGGAAGACCATCCAGGCAATCATCGGGACGGCCATCGCCGTCGCCATCACGGTCGACTCGGCGTCCGCACGACGAACCCAGTCGGCGTCGACGCCCTCCGTCGCCATCGTCCACAGCGGATAGAGCAGCGCCATGCCGAGGAGCATCGCCGCGATCATCTCGAGGTAGTGGCGGACGAAGACTCCGGCCGGACGCCGCCACCACGAGCGCGGCGCCTCCCCCAGGGTCATCGTCCCGTGTGTTTCCTCCATCATCCGGATCCCCCTAATTCGTACTCAGGTGTACGAGATGACTCTAGCACGAACCTGGACCCACCTGTACGAGTTAGGATGCGAGGACCACCCATCGTCGAGAGGGGAACCACCGTGGTCGACGACGTCCACGAGGTCGCGCCACGAAAGCGGGCCGACGCACGGCGCAACATCACGGCGATCGTCGAGGCCGCCACCCGCTGTCTCGCCGACGACCCGGACGTGAGCATGGCGACGATCGCGAAGGCGGCGGGAGTGGGCCGGATGACGCTCTACGGCCACTTCGAGTCCCGATCGTCCCTCGTCGCGGTCGCCGTCGAGCACGCACTCGACCGAGCCGAGGCCGAGCTGTCCGCAGTCGACCTCGGCGGTGATCCGTACGAGGCGATGGGACGCCTCCTCGACGCTTCGTGGGAGGTCACCTTCCGCAACGGCGGGCTCGTCCAGGCAGCCGAGAACGCACTGTCACCGGCGCTGCTCCAGCGCGCCCACACCCAGCTCGTCGACCGCGCGAAGTCGCTGCTCCGACGCGGCCGCAGAGACGGCCGGTTCCGTCGGGACATGCCGCTCGACTGGCAGGTGACCGCGATCCAGAGCCTCCTCCACGGTGCCGCGACGGCCGTGCACCAAGGCACCATCACGCCCGCGCGCGCCCCCGGTCTCGTGAAGGCGACCGCTCTGACCACCCTCGCCGTGCCGGGCCAGCGCCTCGAATGAGAGGTTGAGGAGGCAGACCCATCGACGGAGGAGCAGCAGATGCAGCAGGTCAAGGCGGTCGTCGCACGGACCAAGGGGCAGCCGGTCGAGGTCACGACGATCAACGTGCCGGATCCCGGTCCGGGTGAGGCGGTGGTGGCGATCGCGGCATGCGGTGTCTGCCACACGGACCTGCACTACCGCGAGGGCGGCATCAACGACGAGTT
Above is a genomic segment from Mumia sp. Pv4-285 containing:
- a CDS encoding lycopene cyclase domain-containing protein, with the translated sequence MTYAVLALPFLAVAVGVLVAGAILRRPGRRWWVAVAATCVVLVTLTLVFDNLMVAADLFRYDEENLSGLRVGLVPIEDLAWPVVAALGLPGLALLTGDPGEQT
- a CDS encoding polyprenyl synthetase family protein; translated protein: MTPVRAVQEHLAAFDDQVALHLERLWEGVAQGPDAAALRAALDDAVSGGKRFRPRLLAAVHASLGGSRDDATVAQTAAAVELLHTAFVVHDDVIDADDVRRGRASVPGRFRSAALRKGVTASRAATYALAGGVLTGDLALSAAFRAIATLPESAEIRTQVLDLVTRASSASAAGELTDVRLSLGVDRPTTDAALALAEGKTAAYSFVLPMELGATLAGAEADVVAAVREAGRLLGIAFQLYDDLAGVFGDPAETGKSNLADLREGKSTLMIVHARQTSSWPFMEAAWGDAALTEERAAAVRAVLERCGSRAYVEAVASEHLEAGIAQARSAGLTVDVLEWLVTLPARPAVGAA
- the idi gene encoding isopentenyl-diphosphate Delta-isomerase; its protein translation is MDRSADLVVLLDDEHVPRGVAMRTEVHGHDTPLHLAFSCYLFDPAGRLLITRRAVSKRTWPGVWTNSFCGHPRPGEPVAEAVHRYADHELGTSLRGLRCLLPSFRYRAVDPTGVVENEVCPVYTAVCDGDLSPNPAEVEEHRWLSIKETRAAIDAAPWALSPWMIQQVSSLEDAGAWWAMAP
- a CDS encoding TetR/AcrR family transcriptional regulator, encoding MRGPPIVERGTTVVDDVHEVAPRKRADARRNITAIVEAATRCLADDPDVSMATIAKAAGVGRMTLYGHFESRSSLVAVAVEHALDRAEAELSAVDLGGDPYEAMGRLLDASWEVTFRNGGLVQAAENALSPALLQRAHTQLVDRAKSLLRRGRRDGRFRRDMPLDWQVTAIQSLLHGAATAVHQGTITPARAPGLVKATALTTLAVPGQRLE
- a CDS encoding SDR family NAD(P)-dependent oxidoreductase, whose amino-acid sequence is MRNAIVTGAASDIGQAIARALVADGDHVVLADNDLETVQALARDLPGTEAVHLDLRSADSVREVSAELVERLGAPDRLVNGAAVCNGGEFESVDEATWSQDLDVVLGGTIRLSQALLPSMREAGRGSVVNIASVNGHAYFGSDVYSAAKAGVLNLTRTLAVQYGPFGVRVNSVSPGTVVNAPRRRQLAEDPHALDRATDFYPLGRVGVPDDVAHAVAFLLSDRASWITGTDLRVDGGLLAGMRGLAAALSTGTDTD
- a CDS encoding lycopene cyclase domain-containing protein; the encoded protein is MSWLYLATIVVSTVCMGLVDHRWRLFLFARPGRAVALVGAGAALFLLWDLVAIRLDMYERGGSELMTGIEIAPDLPMEELFFVVFLCYLTMVVHRLLLRLLGSVQTRTDRARQKAAR
- the crtI gene encoding phytoene desaturase family protein, giving the protein MTGHAVVIGGGISGLASAALLAREGWRVDLVERQGAVGGRAGVWEHDGFRFDTGPSWLLMREVFEHFFALCGTSLDAELDLVQLDPAYRVFFEGYEDPLEIRAHRAANLAAFEAVEHGAGDALDDYLESAREVYVLAVRRFLYGTFASKRSLLTRDVVRHGRRLTSLLTRSLATHVAARFRDHRLRQVLGYPAVFLGTAPDRAPSMYHLMSWMDLADGVFYPVGGFGSLVAAVERVATGAGTRIRTSTTATAIEVDRSGSRPTVAGVRVVGPDGRTDVIPADLVVGAADLHHVETALVPEDLRTRPEAWWSARDPGPGAVLACLGVSGALPQLAHHSLFFTRDWSRNFGDIFDHPTRVPDPASAYVCRPSATDGSVAPAAHENLFVLVPVPADPGIGHGGFDGAGDPTVEKVVDAAVAQIAAWADVPDLADRIVVRRTIGPADFVADLNAWSGGALGPAHVLKQSAFFRAGNASRKISGLLYAGASTIPGIGLPMCLISAELVLKRVRGDRSTTPLPEPVAR
- a CDS encoding prenyltransferase, whose protein sequence is MSAATIGSEGRGHGTLVTVLGSSRPLSWVNTAYPFGAAYLLAGGGVDLAFLVGVLYFLVPYNLLMYGVNDVFDYESDVHNPRKGGVEGVVLDRDVHRSTIVIAAVANIPFLVALVVLGTPVSNALLAVAVLAVLAYSVPVLRFKERPLLDSLTSSTHFVAPACVGVAMTGASPASAADVLAAFFVWGVGSHAFGAVQDIEADRAGGIASVATWLGAAGTVRLALAAYVVAGLLLLTLEPPYVVAAVLAVPYVLNVAPYVVLTDADCERAHAGWRRFLWLNYLTGFLVTQLLIWAALGW
- a CDS encoding phytoene/squalene synthase family protein — translated: MSLLALRSAPPVSPASRYDTVADASAALVIRRYSTSFGLAARLLAEPVRTHVRNVYALVRVADEIVDAPRPGSTTAERRRLLDAFEGETAAALATGHSANLVVHAFARMAATCGITSELTSPFFASMRTDLDRSDHDETSFAAYVYGSAEVVGLMCLRTFVRELSDPTTAYEALSPGARRLGAAFQKLNFLRDLAADHDRLGRCYFPGVEPANLSAAQRDHLLDDIDDELRVAARAIDALPASSRRAVALAHALFAALARELRTAPVERIRHERVRVPGPVKAGVVAKTLLRGAR